Proteins from a genomic interval of Youhaiella tibetensis:
- a CDS encoding carbohydrate kinase family protein, with protein sequence MFVVGGESLIDLVSEPRGPDGVIHMHAHQGGSPYNCAIALSRLGNDTGFLCPISRDGFGSYLLEPLAAAGVSTLLEQRVVAPTTLAVVTLNEKRQAAYEFYRGADRAFTQEGMVQALPEALELYQVGGFCPIVPEDAAIWSEVVRAAIAKGATISIDPNVRPSLVDDFAGYKARLSTFLDLAHVIKMSEEDLAALEPSLSIEAHSAALLARPNCELVVVTLGEKGSLAYTASGRAQAGIWAPPVFGDTVGAGDSLMAGVLSYLREKNVLRPGQLKTLGNGELEAMLRFGAVVAGLNCGQVGCKPPTRAEVDAVLNA encoded by the coding sequence ATGTTCGTTGTGGGTGGGGAGAGCCTGATCGACCTCGTTTCCGAGCCGCGCGGGCCCGACGGGGTGATCCATATGCACGCCCATCAGGGCGGCTCGCCCTATAATTGCGCCATCGCGCTTTCGCGACTGGGCAACGATACCGGTTTCCTCTGCCCCATTTCGCGCGATGGGTTCGGCTCCTACCTCCTCGAGCCGCTGGCGGCTGCCGGGGTCAGCACGCTGCTGGAGCAGCGCGTGGTGGCGCCGACCACCCTGGCGGTGGTGACCCTCAACGAGAAGCGCCAGGCAGCCTACGAATTCTATCGCGGCGCCGACCGCGCCTTCACCCAGGAGGGGATGGTCCAGGCGCTGCCCGAGGCGCTCGAGCTCTATCAGGTCGGCGGCTTCTGCCCGATCGTGCCGGAGGATGCCGCGATCTGGTCCGAGGTCGTGCGTGCGGCCATCGCCAAGGGCGCCACCATCTCGATCGATCCCAATGTCCGCCCCTCACTGGTTGACGATTTCGCCGGCTACAAGGCCCGGCTCTCGACCTTCCTCGACCTGGCTCATGTCATCAAGATGAGCGAGGAAGACCTCGCAGCGCTCGAGCCGAGCCTTTCCATCGAGGCGCACAGTGCCGCGCTCCTGGCCCGGCCCAATTGCGAATTGGTCGTGGTGACGCTGGGCGAAAAGGGGTCGCTTGCCTATACCGCCTCGGGGCGGGCGCAGGCCGGCATTTGGGCGCCGCCGGTGTTCGGCGACACGGTGGGAGCCGGCGACAGCCTGATGGCGGGCGTGCTCTCCTACCTGCGCGAGAAGAACGTGCTGCGGCCCGGCCAGCTCAAGACGCTCGGCAATGGCGAGCTCGAAGCCATGCTCAGGTTCGGAGCCGTGGTGGCGGGCCTCAATTGCGGGCAGGTCGGCTGCAAGCCGCCGACGCGCGCCGAGGTCGATGCGGTGCTCAACGCCTAG
- a CDS encoding sigma-70 family RNA polymerase sigma factor, which produces MPSFLDEIETCVPALRRYARALTRDADRADDLVQDCLERAIRKNALFRPRGPLRAWLFTILLNLHRNQARAERRQGQTTPLDGLPSEPSVPASQHGHIALAEMARAIDALPGEQREALLLVVLEDMPYADAASILGVPQGTLMSRLGRARAALRTMTGGDPQAPRLRTVK; this is translated from the coding sequence GTGCCGAGTTTCCTGGACGAGATAGAAACCTGCGTCCCCGCGCTGCGCCGCTATGCGCGAGCGCTGACGCGCGACGCCGACCGGGCCGACGACCTGGTACAGGATTGCCTCGAGCGCGCCATCCGCAAGAATGCCCTGTTCCGTCCGCGCGGTCCCCTGCGCGCCTGGCTTTTCACCATCCTGCTCAACCTGCATCGCAACCAGGCGCGCGCCGAACGACGCCAGGGCCAGACCACTCCGCTCGATGGGCTTCCAAGCGAGCCATCGGTGCCGGCCAGCCAGCATGGCCATATCGCACTGGCCGAGATGGCCCGTGCCATCGACGCCCTGCCGGGCGAGCAGCGCGAAGCGCTGTTGCTGGTCGTGCTCGAGGACATGCCCTATGCCGACGCCGCCTCGATCCTGGGCGTTCCGCAGGGCACCCTGATGTCCCGGCTCGGCCGTGCCCGTGCCGCCTTACGCACCATGACCGGGGGAGACCCACAGGCCCCCCGTTTGAGGACCGTCAAATGA
- a CDS encoding anti-sigma factor family protein has translation MTAPLTITEDVLHAYADGRLDGSARAAVEAHLEAHPEAAAEVAQWQRQRDAIETLFDPVAGEPVPDRLNPHRIAAARQGSAGGWLPFAAAAIVLVGLGVGAGWTARDLFQPEETPSQMLIASAVNAHALYVKENRHAVEVAAAEEGHLTTWLSNRLNHQLDAPDLSPQGFTLVGGRLLPPDVYRNTGPAAQLMYENGTKDRLTVYVTAALPDKARAYQFEAVNGLDAFYWANDAITCTVVGDLPQDQMQTVAKLVYQQLTRLPDPVRG, from the coding sequence ATGACCGCGCCGCTGACCATCACCGAAGACGTGCTCCACGCCTATGCCGACGGACGGCTGGACGGCTCGGCGCGCGCGGCAGTCGAGGCTCACCTGGAGGCTCATCCGGAAGCGGCGGCCGAAGTGGCCCAGTGGCAGCGCCAGCGCGACGCCATCGAGACGCTGTTCGATCCCGTCGCCGGCGAGCCTGTGCCCGACCGGCTCAACCCGCATCGCATCGCTGCTGCCCGGCAGGGCAGCGCAGGCGGCTGGTTGCCATTCGCCGCTGCCGCCATCGTGCTGGTCGGACTGGGCGTGGGCGCCGGTTGGACGGCACGCGATCTTTTCCAGCCCGAGGAAACGCCCAGCCAGATGCTGATCGCCAGCGCCGTCAACGCCCACGCGCTCTACGTCAAGGAAAACCGCCATGCCGTGGAGGTTGCCGCCGCCGAGGAAGGGCACCTGACCACCTGGCTCTCCAACCGCCTCAACCACCAGCTCGACGCCCCGGACCTGAGCCCGCAGGGTTTCACCCTGGTCGGCGGCCGGCTACTGCCGCCGGACGTCTACCGCAATACCGGCCCGGCGGCCCAGTTGATGTACGAGAACGGCACCAAGGACCGGCTGACCGTCTATGTGACGGCGGCCCTGCCCGACAAGGCCAGGGCCTATCAGTTCGAGGCGGTCAACGGCCTGGACGCTTTCTACTGGGCCAACGATGCCATAACCTGCACGGTGGTGGGCGACCTGCCCCAGGACCAGATGCAGACGGTGGCCAAGCTGGTCTACCAGCAGCTCACCCGCCTGCCGGACCCGGTGAGAGGCTGA
- a CDS encoding alpha-hydroxy acid oxidase, with protein sequence MDRVLTIADMKALARRKVPKQFFDYVDSGAWTEGTYRANEDDFKKVSFRQRVAVNMENRTIASTILGQPVSMPVAVAPVGFLGMQSADGEIKAARAAEKFGIPFTLSTMSICSIEDVAENTSKPFWFQLYVMRDRDFVNRLIDRAKAAKCSALVLTMDLQILGQRHKDLRNGMSAPPKFTPKFVFEMMRKPGWAMGMLGTNRHTFRNIAGHVEGTGDLSKLSGWTSSQFDPTLNWRDIAWIKNRFGGPVIVKGILDPEDARLAVENGADAIVVSNHGGRQLDGAPSTIRVLPDIVDAVGEKTEVLMDGGIRSGQDLLKAIALGARGALLGRTIAFGVGAGGEAGVARALEILRKETDVTMALMGERDIHNVGAHNIYANELIRRQGF encoded by the coding sequence CTGGATCGGGTACTGACAATCGCGGACATGAAGGCCCTGGCCAGGCGCAAGGTGCCCAAGCAGTTCTTCGACTATGTCGATAGCGGCGCGTGGACAGAGGGCACCTATCGCGCCAACGAGGACGATTTCAAGAAGGTCAGCTTCCGCCAGCGCGTCGCGGTCAACATGGAAAACCGCACCATCGCCTCGACCATTCTCGGCCAGCCCGTGAGCATGCCGGTGGCCGTGGCGCCGGTCGGGTTCCTGGGCATGCAGAGCGCGGACGGAGAGATCAAGGCGGCCCGCGCGGCGGAAAAGTTCGGCATTCCCTTCACGCTTTCGACCATGAGCATCTGCTCGATCGAGGACGTGGCCGAAAATACCTCCAAGCCGTTCTGGTTCCAGCTCTACGTCATGCGCGACCGGGATTTCGTCAATCGCCTGATCGACCGCGCCAAGGCGGCCAAGTGCTCGGCGCTGGTGCTGACAATGGATCTGCAGATCCTCGGCCAGCGCCACAAGGACCTGCGCAACGGCATGTCGGCGCCGCCCAAGTTCACGCCTAAGTTCGTCTTCGAGATGATGCGCAAACCCGGCTGGGCCATGGGCATGCTCGGCACCAATCGCCACACCTTCCGCAACATTGCCGGCCATGTCGAGGGCACGGGCGACCTCTCCAAGCTCTCGGGCTGGACGAGCTCGCAGTTCGATCCCACCCTCAACTGGCGCGATATCGCCTGGATCAAGAACCGCTTCGGCGGGCCGGTGATCGTCAAGGGCATTCTCGATCCCGAGGACGCGCGCCTGGCGGTCGAAAACGGTGCCGATGCCATCGTCGTCTCCAACCATGGCGGCCGCCAGCTCGACGGCGCGCCCTCCACAATCCGGGTGCTGCCCGACATCGTCGATGCGGTGGGCGAGAAGACCGAGGTGCTCATGGATGGCGGCATCCGCTCGGGTCAGGACCTTCTCAAGGCCATTGCCCTGGGCGCCAGGGGCGCCCTGCTCGGGCGCACCATCGCCTTCGGCGTCGGGGCGGGCGGAGAGGCGGGCGTTGCCCGTGCGCTCGAAATCCTGCGCAAGGAGACCGATGTCACCATGGCGCTGATGGGCGAGCGCGACATCCACAATGTGGGCGCCCACAACATCTACGCCAACGAACTCATCCGGCGTCAGGGCTTCTAG
- a CDS encoding DUF1624 domain-containing protein, with amino-acid sequence MSVTGAPAKPPRFAIVDVLRGVAIVAMIVYHCAWDLSYFQLIPIDITVDDGWRLFQHLILGGFLLLVGVSLTLAHGNAIRWRSFWRRFTMIAAGAAAVTIGTYILFPQTFVFFGILHAIALFSLLALPFLRLPPWLTAAIGAGFLIVPLFFQHPAFNDPRLAWIGFWEVPPATNDLVPIFPWFGMVLVGIALARLVLASPLAATLAAWRPAAVLRPLIVMGRWSLVIYLVHQPILLGIIYPIANARPADAPTRVDSFVSSCVATCEQNGNGKDHCTAYCGCAVERIVRDDLWAVIEQPTSSPEQNAAVADIAKQCTATIPTAP; translated from the coding sequence ATGTCTGTGACCGGCGCCCCCGCCAAGCCCCCCCGTTTTGCCATTGTCGACGTCCTGCGCGGCGTCGCCATCGTGGCGATGATCGTATATCACTGCGCCTGGGACCTAAGCTACTTCCAGCTCATTCCAATCGACATCACGGTCGATGACGGCTGGCGGCTCTTCCAGCACCTGATCCTGGGCGGCTTCCTGCTGCTGGTGGGCGTGAGCCTCACGCTCGCCCATGGCAATGCCATTCGGTGGCGTTCGTTCTGGCGGCGCTTCACCATGATTGCGGCCGGCGCGGCAGCGGTGACCATCGGGACCTACATTCTCTTTCCGCAGACCTTCGTCTTCTTCGGCATCCTCCATGCCATCGCGCTTTTCAGCCTCCTGGCATTGCCGTTCCTGCGGCTGCCGCCCTGGTTGACCGCAGCGATCGGCGCGGGATTCCTCATTGTGCCGCTGTTCTTTCAGCACCCGGCCTTCAACGATCCGAGGCTGGCCTGGATCGGCTTCTGGGAAGTGCCGCCTGCCACCAACGACCTCGTTCCCATCTTCCCCTGGTTCGGCATGGTGCTGGTGGGCATCGCCCTCGCCCGGCTGGTGCTGGCGTCGCCCCTTGCGGCGACACTCGCGGCCTGGCGGCCGGCAGCGGTTCTGCGACCCCTGATCGTCATGGGCCGCTGGAGCCTGGTCATCTACCTCGTCCACCAGCCCATCCTGCTTGGGATCATCTACCCGATCGCCAATGCCCGCCCGGCGGACGCGCCCACGCGCGTCGATTCCTTCGTCTCAAGTTGCGTGGCGACCTGCGAGCAGAACGGGAACGGCAAGGATCACTGCACGGCCTATTGCGGCTGCGCCGTCGAGCGGATCGTGCGCGATGACCTCTGGGCCGTCATCGAGCAACCTACGTCCTCGCCCGAGCAGAACGCGGCAGTGGCGGACATTGCCAAACAGTGCACCGCCACGATCCCGACCGCCCCCTAG
- a CDS encoding chloride channel protein translates to MKRKLTPRQKVDYWMRRYVPRWRRRILFVMGGIVIGVMAVVMAKLADWSQSLFFAGHARWPLLPLVLTPAGFAFSAWLTRTYFQGAQGSGIPQVMAARKLQDPEARSALVSIRIALGKIVLLTLGLGVGASAGREGPTVQVGGSTMYALARFAPHRQPGLLLAGASAGIAAAFNAPLAGIMFGIEEMSRSFEAKTSILVLATVIAAGLTSLFLLGDYTYFGIATGTLEVGWQYLAILLAGVVGGVLGGVFSRLVVLFSGRLPGRAGNWLVRWPIAFAAICGLLVALCGIAADGSVFGTGYEQSKQILSGEAVPHLFAPLKLVATWLSAISGIPGGIFSPSLAVGAGLAYNLSPLMPMVPVGVLAVLFMASYLSGVVQAPLTSAVIVAEMTNDHALIFPILLSSLIASGMSRLIMPHGIYHALSQNFTKPAPVPPEPAPDPEQPPPAKVEA, encoded by the coding sequence ATGAAACGAAAACTCACCCCCCGCCAGAAAGTCGACTATTGGATGCGCCGCTACGTGCCGCGCTGGCGACGGCGGATCCTGTTCGTCATGGGTGGCATCGTCATCGGCGTCATGGCGGTGGTCATGGCCAAGCTGGCCGACTGGTCCCAGTCCCTGTTCTTTGCCGGCCATGCCCGCTGGCCGCTGCTGCCGCTGGTGCTGACGCCGGCGGGCTTCGCCTTTTCGGCCTGGTTGACCCGCACCTATTTCCAGGGCGCCCAGGGCAGCGGCATTCCCCAGGTGATGGCGGCGCGCAAGCTCCAGGATCCGGAGGCGCGCTCGGCGCTGGTCTCCATCCGCATCGCGCTGGGCAAGATCGTCCTGCTCACCCTCGGGCTGGGCGTCGGCGCCTCGGCAGGCCGCGAAGGGCCGACCGTGCAGGTGGGCGGCTCGACGATGTATGCGCTGGCGCGCTTCGCGCCCCATCGCCAGCCCGGCCTGTTGCTGGCCGGCGCATCGGCCGGCATCGCCGCCGCGTTCAACGCGCCCCTGGCCGGCATCATGTTCGGTATCGAGGAGATGAGCCGCTCGTTCGAGGCCAAGACTTCGATCCTGGTGCTCGCCACGGTCATCGCGGCGGGGCTGACCTCGCTGTTTCTCCTGGGCGACTACACCTATTTCGGCATTGCCACCGGCACGCTCGAGGTCGGCTGGCAGTACCTGGCGATCCTGCTTGCCGGCGTCGTAGGCGGCGTGCTGGGCGGCGTCTTCAGCCGCCTCGTCGTGCTGTTCTCGGGGCGCCTGCCCGGGCGGGCGGGCAACTGGCTCGTGCGCTGGCCCATAGCATTCGCCGCCATCTGCGGGCTCCTCGTGGCGCTCTGCGGCATCGCGGCGGACGGCTCGGTCTTCGGCACCGGGTACGAACAATCCAAGCAGATTCTTTCAGGCGAAGCGGTGCCGCATCTCTTTGCGCCGCTCAAGCTGGTGGCGACCTGGCTTTCGGCAATCTCGGGCATTCCGGGCGGCATCTTCTCGCCGTCCCTGGCGGTGGGGGCGGGGCTTGCCTACAACCTCTCCCCGCTCATGCCCATGGTGCCGGTGGGCGTGCTGGCGGTGCTGTTCATGGCGTCCTACCTCTCGGGCGTGGTGCAGGCGCCGCTGACCTCGGCGGTGATCGTGGCCGAGATGACCAATGACCACGCGCTGATCTTCCCGATCCTGCTCAGTTCCCTCATCGCCTCGGGCATGTCGCGGCTCATCATGCCGCACGGCATCTACCATGCCCTCTCGCAGAACTTCACCAAGCCGGCCCCCGTGCCGCCGGAGCCGGCGCCCGACCCGGAGCAGCCGCCGCCGGCAAAGGTCGAGGCCTAG
- a CDS encoding heavy metal translocating P-type ATPase yields the protein MNEQNTHPTPAAPAITRDPVCGMTVDMEKTAHKASYEGREFGFCSAGCKAKFEAAPQDYLKATDPVCGMSVDRAKAKWMSKHEGKRYYFCSQGCQAKFETEPAKYLDASPVSLHAPLMPGQHGHSHAHAQEHAHVPKGTKWTCPMHPEIVREEAGDCPLCGMALEPMGVPVDDAPNPELVDFTRRMWVSAAFSVPLLLLSMGPMLGLPFRQWIGEPLASWVELVLATPVVLWAAQPFFRRAWSSLVNRSPNMWTLIGLGTGAAYLFSVVAVLLPGIFPMEVTHMNGAPPVYFEAAAVIITLVFVGQVLELRAREQTGKALRALFDLAPKTARRIENGVETDVPLEAIRQGDLLRVRPGDAVPVDGTVVEGSSYVDESMLTGEPVPAEKSAGVDVTGGTLNGEGSFVMKAERVGAETRLSQIVELVSKAQRSRAPIQALADRVASWFVPTVIAVSVLSFGIWWFFGPEPKIAYALLAAVSVLIIACPCALGLATPMSVMVSTGRGAHAGVLVKDAKALEGFARIDTLIVDKTGTLTEGKPTLGDVIADKGFDEGWVLAVAAALERGSAHPIAAAIERGAQQRGARSLEVADFHSVTGKGVTGTVAGQAAALGNVALMESLGIAVPQRYLDLMSSAANSARTSILLAQDGKLIGLVTVSDPIKTTARAAVGELQRLGIEVIMATGDARGPADAVGKAVGIDRVEAAMTPEAKHRLVEDLKAKGRKVAMAGDGVNDSPALAAADVGIAMGTGADVAIESAGITLMQGDLSAIVRARHLSEATLSNIKQNLWFAFGYNTLGIPLAAGVLFPFFGWLLSPMVAAAAMSLSSVSVIGNALRLRNVKL from the coding sequence ATGAACGAGCAAAATACCCATCCCACCCCCGCTGCGCCCGCAATTACCCGCGACCCGGTCTGCGGCATGACGGTCGATATGGAAAAGACCGCCCACAAGGCGAGTTACGAGGGGCGCGAATTCGGGTTCTGCAGCGCCGGATGCAAGGCCAAGTTCGAAGCGGCGCCGCAGGATTACCTCAAGGCCACCGATCCGGTCTGCGGCATGAGCGTGGATCGCGCCAAAGCCAAATGGATGAGCAAGCACGAAGGCAAGCGCTATTACTTCTGCTCGCAGGGATGCCAGGCCAAATTCGAGACCGAGCCGGCGAAATACCTCGATGCCTCCCCGGTTTCGCTGCATGCCCCGCTGATGCCGGGGCAGCATGGCCACAGCCATGCCCATGCCCAGGAACACGCCCACGTGCCCAAGGGCACCAAGTGGACCTGCCCGATGCACCCCGAGATCGTGCGCGAGGAGGCCGGCGACTGCCCGCTCTGCGGCATGGCGCTCGAACCGATGGGCGTGCCGGTGGACGATGCGCCCAATCCCGAGCTGGTGGATTTCACCCGCCGCATGTGGGTGAGCGCCGCCTTCAGCGTGCCGCTGCTGCTGCTCTCGATGGGTCCGATGCTGGGGCTGCCGTTCCGCCAGTGGATCGGGGAGCCGCTGGCGAGCTGGGTCGAGCTCGTGCTGGCAACGCCGGTGGTGCTCTGGGCCGCGCAACCCTTCTTCCGGCGAGCCTGGTCGTCACTGGTCAACCGCTCGCCCAACATGTGGACGCTGATCGGGTTGGGTACGGGGGCTGCCTATCTCTTTTCGGTCGTCGCCGTGCTGCTGCCGGGCATCTTCCCGATGGAGGTGACCCATATGAACGGGGCTCCGCCCGTTTATTTCGAAGCGGCGGCGGTTATCATCACGCTGGTCTTCGTGGGGCAGGTGCTCGAGCTGCGCGCCCGCGAACAGACGGGCAAGGCGCTGCGCGCGCTCTTCGACCTCGCCCCCAAGACGGCGCGGCGCATCGAGAACGGGGTCGAAACCGACGTGCCGCTCGAAGCCATCCGGCAGGGCGACCTGCTGCGGGTGCGGCCGGGGGATGCCGTTCCCGTCGACGGCACGGTCGTAGAGGGCTCCTCCTATGTCGATGAATCGATGCTGACCGGCGAGCCGGTGCCCGCAGAGAAGTCGGCCGGCGTCGACGTCACGGGCGGCACGCTCAACGGGGAAGGCAGCTTCGTGATGAAGGCCGAGCGCGTCGGCGCCGAGACCCGGCTCTCCCAGATCGTCGAGCTGGTATCCAAGGCCCAGCGCAGCCGTGCCCCCATCCAGGCGCTGGCCGACAGGGTGGCCTCCTGGTTCGTGCCCACCGTGATCGCCGTTTCGGTGCTCAGCTTCGGCATCTGGTGGTTCTTCGGTCCCGAGCCCAAGATCGCCTATGCCCTCCTGGCGGCGGTTTCGGTGCTCATCATCGCGTGCCCCTGTGCCCTGGGCCTGGCCACGCCCATGTCGGTGATGGTCTCGACCGGTCGGGGCGCCCATGCGGGCGTGCTGGTTAAAGATGCCAAGGCGCTCGAGGGCTTTGCGCGCATCGATACCCTGATCGTGGACAAAACCGGCACCCTCACCGAAGGCAAGCCTACGCTCGGCGACGTCATCGCCGACAAGGGGTTCGATGAGGGCTGGGTGCTGGCCGTGGCCGCCGCGCTCGAGCGGGGCTCGGCTCATCCGATCGCCGCCGCGATCGAGCGGGGCGCCCAGCAGCGTGGCGCGCGTTCGCTGGAGGTTGCCGATTTCCATTCGGTCACCGGTAAGGGCGTCACCGGCACGGTCGCCGGCCAGGCGGCGGCGCTGGGGAACGTTGCGCTCATGGAAAGCCTCGGCATCGCGGTGCCGCAACGCTATCTCGACCTCATGAGCAGCGCTGCCAACAGCGCCCGGACCTCGATCCTTCTGGCCCAGGACGGCAAGCTCATCGGCCTCGTGACGGTTTCCGACCCGATCAAGACCACTGCCAGGGCCGCGGTCGGCGAGCTCCAGCGCCTCGGCATCGAGGTGATCATGGCGACCGGGGACGCCCGCGGCCCGGCCGACGCGGTCGGCAAGGCGGTGGGGATCGACCGGGTGGAAGCCGCCATGACGCCGGAGGCCAAGCACCGGCTGGTCGAGGACCTCAAGGCCAAGGGACGCAAGGTCGCCATGGCCGGGGACGGGGTCAACGACAGTCCGGCCCTTGCCGCGGCCGATGTCGGCATCGCCATGGGCACCGGGGCGGACGTCGCCATCGAATCGGCCGGCATCACCCTCATGCAGGGGGACCTCTCGGCGATCGTGCGGGCGCGTCATCTCTCGGAAGCCACGCTCTCCAACATCAAGCAGAACCTCTGGTTCGCCTTCGGCTACAATACGCTGGGTATTCCGCTGGCGGCAGGCGTGCTGTTCCCGTTCTTCGGCTGGCTGCTGTCGCCCATGGTGGCGGCGGCCGCCATGAGCCTTTCCTCGGTCAGCGTCATCGGCAACGCGCTGCGCCTGCGCAACGTCAAGCTCTAG
- a CDS encoding GNAT family N-acetyltransferase, translating to MPIHYRLDPHPDDASLGALWRAAWEAEPPPSFAPILARSLVHVGAYDGEGLVGYLNVATDGGVHAFLLDPSVDPRYRRQGIATEMVRLAGVAARARGARWLHVDFEPHLAAFYKGCGFRPTQAGLIQL from the coding sequence ATGCCGATCCACTATCGCCTGGACCCGCATCCGGACGACGCCAGCCTCGGTGCCCTCTGGCGCGCCGCCTGGGAGGCCGAGCCTCCGCCAAGCTTCGCGCCCATCCTGGCCCGCAGCCTGGTTCATGTGGGCGCCTATGATGGCGAGGGCCTGGTGGGTTATCTCAATGTCGCCACCGATGGCGGCGTCCATGCCTTCCTGCTCGATCCCTCGGTCGATCCGCGCTACCGGCGGCAGGGCATCGCCACCGAGATGGTGCGGCTGGCCGGCGTTGCGGCGCGTGCGCGCGGCGCCCGATGGCTGCATGTCGATTTCGAGCCGCACCTGGCGGCCTTTTACAAGGGTTGCGGTTTCCGCCCCACCCAGGCCGGCCTCATCCAGCTCTAG
- a CDS encoding SMP-30/gluconolactonase/LRE family protein: MAIVGDAYEYYEKKFYELTVPIADLELLFDTGRWTEGPVWFSDGGYLLWSDIPNNRMLRWVPDLGVSVFRTPSNYVNGNTRDRQGRLVSCSHGARAVLRTEADGTITTIADTYRGKRLNSPNDVVVKSDGTIWFTDPNYGIMSDYEGYKADMEQAGCYVYRFDPRDGSLEVVIDDFEKPNGLAFSPDETTLYVVESGRSHNPDCPAHIRQFSVSADNAVSNGRVFVDVGNADGLRLDTQGNVWTSAGAGVNCYNSDGVALGRIKLPNAVSNLTFGGPRRNRLFITSTNAVYSVFVAASGAQHP; encoded by the coding sequence ATGGCCATCGTCGGCGACGCTTACGAATACTACGAAAAGAAGTTCTACGAGTTGACGGTGCCGATCGCCGACCTCGAACTGCTCTTCGATACCGGCCGCTGGACCGAGGGGCCGGTCTGGTTCAGCGATGGCGGCTACCTGCTCTGGAGCGACATCCCCAACAACCGCATGCTGCGCTGGGTGCCGGACCTGGGCGTTTCGGTCTTCCGCACGCCATCCAACTACGTCAACGGCAACACCAGGGACCGCCAGGGCCGGCTGGTCTCGTGTTCGCACGGCGCCCGGGCGGTATTGCGCACCGAGGCTGACGGCACCATCACCACCATCGCCGACACTTATCGCGGCAAGCGGCTCAACTCGCCCAACGACGTGGTGGTCAAGTCCGACGGCACGATCTGGTTCACCGACCCCAATTACGGGATCATGTCCGACTACGAGGGCTACAAGGCCGACATGGAGCAGGCGGGTTGCTACGTCTACCGGTTCGACCCACGCGATGGCTCGCTCGAAGTGGTCATCGACGACTTCGAAAAGCCCAATGGGCTGGCCTTCTCGCCGGACGAAACCACGCTCTACGTCGTCGAGTCCGGCCGCAGCCACAACCCGGATTGCCCGGCTCATATCCGCCAGTTCTCGGTTTCCGCAGACAACGCCGTCTCCAACGGGCGCGTCTTCGTGGACGTCGGCAACGCCGACGGCCTGCGTCTGGATACGCAAGGCAATGTGTGGACGAGCGCCGGCGCCGGGGTGAACTGTTACAACAGCGACGGGGTGGCGCTCGGGCGCATCAAGCTGCCCAACGCGGTCTCCAACCTCACCTTCGGTGGACCGCGCCGGAACCGGCTCTTCATCACTTCGACCAATGCCGTCTATTCGGTTTTCGTCGCCGCCAGCGGTGCACAACACCCCTAA
- the modA gene encoding molybdate ABC transporter substrate-binding protein, translating to MRFPFKLAAIVLSLSVALPAHATTVSVAVAANFTKVAEEIAAAFRAKTGDDVELSFGATGQLYTQITQGAPFQVFLAADDQRPQKAVDEGHGVDGTVFTYAVGKLVLYGVAADVTAGADVLKAGNFQKLSIADPETAPYGAAAVETLRSLDLYEALQPKIVTAQNISQAQQFVESGSAELGFVALSQVIGADKGTQWLVPAELYEPIRQDAVLLKTGENEPAARAFLDYLKSDEAIAIIKKSGYEVSP from the coding sequence ATGCGTTTCCCGTTCAAGCTTGCCGCCATCGTCCTCAGCCTGAGCGTGGCGCTGCCGGCCCACGCCACCACCGTGAGCGTTGCGGTCGCCGCCAATTTCACCAAGGTCGCCGAAGAGATTGCCGCCGCCTTCAGGGCCAAGACCGGCGATGATGTCGAACTGAGCTTTGGCGCCACCGGCCAGCTCTATACCCAGATCACCCAGGGCGCCCCCTTCCAGGTGTTTCTCGCCGCCGATGACCAGCGCCCGCAAAAGGCGGTCGACGAAGGCCATGGCGTGGACGGCACCGTCTTCACCTATGCGGTGGGCAAGCTCGTGCTTTACGGCGTTGCGGCGGACGTGACGGCGGGGGCGGACGTTCTCAAGGCCGGCAATTTCCAGAAACTGTCGATCGCCGACCCCGAGACCGCCCCCTACGGCGCCGCCGCCGTCGAGACGCTCAGGTCGCTCGATCTCTACGAGGCTCTCCAGCCCAAGATCGTCACCGCCCAGAACATCTCCCAGGCCCAGCAATTCGTCGAAAGCGGCAGCGCCGAACTCGGCTTCGTGGCGCTCAGCCAGGTGATCGGCGCGGACAAGGGCACCCAATGGCTCGTGCCGGCCGAGCTCTATGAGCCCATCCGACAGGATGCGGTGCTGCTCAAGACCGGCGAGAACGAGCCGGCGGCCAGGGCCTTCCTCGATTACCTGAAGAGCGACGAGGCCATCGCCATCATCAAGAAATCCGGCTACGAGGTCTCCCCCTGA